Sequence from the Mauremys mutica isolate MM-2020 ecotype Southern chromosome 2, ASM2049712v1, whole genome shotgun sequence genome:
ACCCCGCCGCTCCAGGGACCCCGCCGCTCAAGGCTGAGCTGGAGCCCGGGGCCCCCTCTTCCACCTTTCCGGACCCTTCGCTGCTCCTgcccccgccgcctcctcctccagccGCTGCGGCTCCTTCGGACGGGGGAGGCTACGGGGACGAGCAGATCTACAATGCCAATGTAACTGGACTCTACTGGAAGCTGCTGCCAGGCCAGGCTGGAGAGCTGCGGGCCCATTCCCCCCGCCTGCAGGCTCCCCCCCGTCGGAGGCTGGTGGTGAAGGAGCGCGTCACCGTGCTGCTGGCTGCCAACCTGACTGGCTCGCACAAGCTGAAACCGCTGGTGGTTGGGGGGCTCCCAGACCCACCCAGTCTCCGGCACCACAACCAGGACAAGTTCCCGGCCTGCTACCGCTACAGCCCCGAGGCCCGGCTCGGACCTGCCCTTCTCCGGGCCTGGTTCTTTGAAGACTTTGTGCCAGGAGTCAAGCGTTATCTGCGCCGCAGCTGCCTCCAGCAGAAGGCGGTGCTGCTTCTCAGCAGCCCCCCGCCGCCCTCCGGTGCTGGCCCAGAGGAGCCACCCCAACTGCAGACCCCAGATGGCTCCATCCGAGCCCTCTTCCTCTCCAAGGCTGCGGCAGGGGGCAGCTCAGCTGGAGGGGGAGGCCGTATCCCCGCCCCGCTGGAGCAAGGCGTGGTGTCTGCCTTCAAGCAGCTCTACAAGCGGGAGCTGCTGCGATTGGCCGTGTCCTGCGTGGCCAGTGGGGGAGGCGGCCCCGCTGGGGGGCCCAGCCCAGCCGGCGGTGGGAGTGGCCCCCTGGACTTTGTGCGCTCTTTCCTGCTCAAGGACATGCTGTACCTCGCTGGCCTCTCCTGGGACCTCATCCCTGCTGGCTCCATCGAAAAGTGCTGGCTGCTCGGGCTGCGTGCTGCTTTTgagccccagcctggggaagaGGAACAGGGGGAACcactgggtggggatggaggcgGTGGGGACAGCAAGGTCTTCAGCGATCTCACCcatctggctgccctggcctatAAACGCCTAGCACCCGAGGAGGTGGCCGACTGGCTGCACCTGGACGATGCGGCACCAGGCAtggagggggaggatggggaaggggatggTGGAGATGAAGGACCTGGAGGCTGTGGcggggatgaggatgaggaggcagcagggatggatgcaggcagtgggggaggcagtggagtggaagagggaggggagcCCCCAGTGCCCACGGCCCGGGAAGCCATCAGGGGCTTGGAGACAGCACTACGCTGGCTGGAGAGCCAGGACCCCCGGCAGGTGGGACCACTCAAGTTGGTGCAGCTCCGCTCCCTCATTAGTATGGCCCAGCGGCTGCACCAAGGGGGTAGCTCAGACTCATAGGGGGTGCGAAGGGGACTGGAGCTGGTCAGCCGCCTACTGCTGCATCTTTGGGGGTGTAGCCCCACCAGACTCCCATGGGATGGATGGGGACTAACCCCACTCTGCAATGGGACTGACAATGGGgaacccaaccccccccacccatcattgctagggagtggggtctaatacCTCGTGGGGTTCAGATGTCCCTCCCCCTGGGGCTACCCCCCTGTCACTGAGGGGTACGCCTACTTCCTGGGGCTAATAAGGGGGGATAACCCACTGTAAAATGCCATCACTGAGGGCTATTCCTCACTCTAAACATCATTGGGAGGTGCTATTCCCTACTCATGGAACGTAGGGGGATAATTCCGAGCAACATCACTGGAGGGCTAATCCTTACCCCTGACATCAGCAGATCCTCCAACccatggggcagaggcagggggacCAATCTCCGTATCCAGTGTCGCTGCAAGGAAGGGGCTTACCGCCATTTTCCTGGGATTGAGGGGAGACTAACCAACGTCCCTGAGAAGGGCTGAGGCGGGGGACTGGCCATCAGTGGGTCAGAGAAGGCACGCTGCCCCCTAGCTTGACTGAGAGGAGGGGATTCTCCCTCACAGGAGTGGGACTAATGAAGATGGCGGCAGTAAGaatcctgctgtgaggggaaggGGGCCTGCATGGCTACACACGCCAAGAGAGGCTCTTCCTTCTCAAGTTGTAAAGAGGAAAACAAATGCTGGGCAAGGAACGAAGCTAAACGGATAGCTTGCCTGCAGTCTCCCACACAAAGTTCTGTGGAGGTGAATCCAGGTGGCACCAGCAGCCTCACTGTCCAGACCCAAATCATCAATGGA
This genomic interval carries:
- the LOC123362509 gene encoding tigger transposable element-derived protein 5-like is translated as MDPAGARAERPQAAPRMACGQGALLPPATGDPPALGLREPPRRRRSPDGTGARRPRGRPGSSSSSRASPGLEEPSRREPPVEPGGRSPLELEEPGSREPSPVCLELGEPGAAARCRRGGGPPGRGPAGLSVKMAFRRAYSIKDKLQAIERVKKGERQASVCRDFGVPGGTLRGWLKDEHKLRWFLDQLGGEVGTQRKKMRLANEEEIDRAVYTWFLTLRQHGVPLSGPIIQAQAEAFARQIYGPECTFKASHGWFWRWQKRHGISSQRIYGEGGGGGDPAAPGTPPLKAELEPGAPSSTFPDPSLLLPPPPPPPAAAAPSDGGGYGDEQIYNANVTGLYWKLLPGQAGELRAHSPRLQAPPRRRLVVKERVTVLLAANLTGSHKLKPLVVGGLPDPPSLRHHNQDKFPACYRYSPEARLGPALLRAWFFEDFVPGVKRYLRRSCLQQKAVLLLSSPPPPSGAGPEEPPQLQTPDGSIRALFLSKAAAGGSSAGGGGRIPAPLEQGVVSAFKQLYKRELLRLAVSCVASGGGGPAGGPSPAGGGSGPLDFVRSFLLKDMLYLAGLSWDLIPAGSIEKCWLLGLRAAFEPQPGEEEQGEPLGGDGGGGDSKVFSDLTHLAALAYKRLAPEEVADWLHLDDAAPGMEGEDGEGDGGDEGPGGCGGDEDEEAAGMDAGSGGGSGVEEGGEPPVPTAREAIRGLETALRWLESQDPRQVGPLKLVQLRSLISMAQRLHQGGSSDS